The following are from one region of the Anabas testudineus chromosome 2, fAnaTes1.2, whole genome shotgun sequence genome:
- the LOC113163582 gene encoding GTP-binding protein Rheb-like isoform X4: MMTVNGQEYNLQLVDTAGQDEYSIFPQSYTIDVDGYILIYSVTSYKSFEVVRVIHEKLLDMVGNVQVPLILVGNKKDLHMERVISFEEGKALAESWNAAFLESSAKENQTAVEVFRRMILEVEKMEAGQPQGRTPCSMM, encoded by the exons ATGATGACGGTGAACGGGCAGGAGTACAACCTGCAGCTGGTCGACACGGCTGGTCAG GATGAGTACTCCATCTTCCCTCAGAGTTACACTATCGATGTTGACGGTTACATCCTCATCTACTCTGTTACTTCCTACAAAAG TTTTGAGGTCGTCAGGGTGATCCACGAGAAGCTGCTGGACATGGTGGGAAACGTCCa aGTCCCATTGATTTTAGTTGGAAACAAAAAAGACCTGCACATGGAGAG AGTGATCAGCTTCGAGGAGGGGAAGGCCCTGGCGGAGTCGTGGAACGCTGCTTTCCTCGAGTCTTCAGCCAAAGAAAACCAG ACAGCAGTCGAAGTGTTCAGGAGGATGATCCTGGAGGTTGAGAAGATGGAGGCGGGTCAACCACAGGGTCGGACACCCTGCTCAATGATGTAG
- the LOC113163588 gene encoding gamma-crystallin N-B, which yields MSQYSGKITFYEGKCFTGRKLEVRGDCDNFQDRGFMNRVNSIRVESGAWICYDHPDFKGQQYILEHGEYPEFQRWNSHNDHMGSCKPIRMHGEHYRIELFEGCNFSGQCVEICDDCPFLQSRGFSKNCINSVKVYGDGAWVMYEEPNFRGRMYIVERGDYCSHNEWQAQNPNIQSIRRVVNYF from the exons ATGTCACAGTACTCTGGAAAG ATTACCTTCTATGAGGGGAAATGTTTCACCGGCAGGAagctggaggtcagaggtgactGTGATAACTTCCAGGACCGTGGCTTCATGAACAG GGTGAACTCTATCCGTGTGGAGAGCGGAGCCTGGATTTGCTATGATCACCCTGACTTCAAGGGCCAGCAGTACATCCTGGAGCACGGAGAGTACCCAGAATTCCAGAGGTGGAACTCCCACAATGACCACATGGGATCCTGCAAGCCCATCCGCATG CATGGAGAGCACTACCGCATCGAGCTGTTTGAGGGCTGCAACTTCTCTGGTCAGTGCGTGGAGATCTGCGATGACTGTCCCTTCCTGCAGAGCCGTGGATTCTCTAAGAACTGCATCAACTCCGTCAAGGTCTACGGAGATGGAGC CTGGGTGATGTATGAGGAGCCAAACTTCCGTGGTCGCATGTACATCGTGGAGCGTGGCGACTACTGCAGCCATAACGAGTGGCAGGCCCAGAACCCCAACATCCAGTCCATCCGCAGAGTTGTCAACTACTTTTAA
- the LOC113163582 gene encoding GTP-binding protein Rheb-like isoform X3 produces MPQPKSRKIAVLGYRSVGKSSLTIQFVEGQFVDSYDPTIENTFTKMMTVNGQEYNLQLVDTAGQDEYSIFPQSYTIDVDGYILIYSVTSYKSFEVVRVIHEKLLDMVGNVQVPLILVGNKKDLHMERVISFEEGKALAESWNAAFLESSAKENQTAVEVFRRMILEVEKMEAGQPQGRTPCSMM; encoded by the exons ATGCCGCAGCCAAAATCGCGGAAAATCGCTGTGTTGGGTTACAGGTCGGTGG GAAAGTCGTCTCTCACCATCCAGTTTGTGGAGGGCCAGTTTGTCGACTCCTATGACCCCACCATAGAGAACA CGTTCACCAAGATGATGACGGTGAACGGGCAGGAGTACAACCTGCAGCTGGTCGACACGGCTGGTCAG GATGAGTACTCCATCTTCCCTCAGAGTTACACTATCGATGTTGACGGTTACATCCTCATCTACTCTGTTACTTCCTACAAAAG TTTTGAGGTCGTCAGGGTGATCCACGAGAAGCTGCTGGACATGGTGGGAAACGTCCa aGTCCCATTGATTTTAGTTGGAAACAAAAAAGACCTGCACATGGAGAG AGTGATCAGCTTCGAGGAGGGGAAGGCCCTGGCGGAGTCGTGGAACGCTGCTTTCCTCGAGTCTTCAGCCAAAGAAAACCAG ACAGCAGTCGAAGTGTTCAGGAGGATGATCCTGGAGGTTGAGAAGATGGAGGCGGGTCAACCACAGGGTCGGACACCCTGCTCAATGATGTAG
- the LOC113163582 gene encoding GTP-binding protein Rheb-like isoform X1 produces MSDISFHFKMSVFFTVQPSIRTLKVCGNAGAYPGCHWAERRGTTWTGRLSITGLTYRESVFGKSSLTIQFVEGQFVDSYDPTIENTFTKMMTVNGQEYNLQLVDTAGQDEYSIFPQSYTIDVDGYILIYSVTSYKSFEVVRVIHEKLLDMVGNVQVPLILVGNKKDLHMERVISFEEGKALAESWNAAFLESSAKENQTAVEVFRRMILEVEKMEAGQPQGRTPCSMM; encoded by the exons ATGtctgacatttcatttcattttaaaatgtcagttttttttactgtccaACCATCCATCCGTACACTTAAGGTTTGCGggaatgctggagcctatcctGGCTGTCATTGGGCTGAGAGGAGGGGTACAACCTGGACAGGTCGCCTgtccatcacagggctgacatacagagaatCTGTCTTTG GAAAGTCGTCTCTCACCATCCAGTTTGTGGAGGGCCAGTTTGTCGACTCCTATGACCCCACCATAGAGAACA CGTTCACCAAGATGATGACGGTGAACGGGCAGGAGTACAACCTGCAGCTGGTCGACACGGCTGGTCAG GATGAGTACTCCATCTTCCCTCAGAGTTACACTATCGATGTTGACGGTTACATCCTCATCTACTCTGTTACTTCCTACAAAAG TTTTGAGGTCGTCAGGGTGATCCACGAGAAGCTGCTGGACATGGTGGGAAACGTCCa aGTCCCATTGATTTTAGTTGGAAACAAAAAAGACCTGCACATGGAGAG AGTGATCAGCTTCGAGGAGGGGAAGGCCCTGGCGGAGTCGTGGAACGCTGCTTTCCTCGAGTCTTCAGCCAAAGAAAACCAG ACAGCAGTCGAAGTGTTCAGGAGGATGATCCTGGAGGTTGAGAAGATGGAGGCGGGTCAACCACAGGGTCGGACACCCTGCTCAATGATGTAG
- the LOC113163582 gene encoding GTP-binding protein Rheb-like isoform X2, giving the protein MIRLRPCRSQNRGKSLCWVTGKSSLTIQFVEGQFVDSYDPTIENTFTKMMTVNGQEYNLQLVDTAGQDEYSIFPQSYTIDVDGYILIYSVTSYKSFEVVRVIHEKLLDMVGNVQVPLILVGNKKDLHMERVISFEEGKALAESWNAAFLESSAKENQTAVEVFRRMILEVEKMEAGQPQGRTPCSMM; this is encoded by the exons ATGATCAGATTAAGACCATGCCGCAGCCAAAATCGCGGAAAATCGCTGTGTTGGGTTACAG GAAAGTCGTCTCTCACCATCCAGTTTGTGGAGGGCCAGTTTGTCGACTCCTATGACCCCACCATAGAGAACA CGTTCACCAAGATGATGACGGTGAACGGGCAGGAGTACAACCTGCAGCTGGTCGACACGGCTGGTCAG GATGAGTACTCCATCTTCCCTCAGAGTTACACTATCGATGTTGACGGTTACATCCTCATCTACTCTGTTACTTCCTACAAAAG TTTTGAGGTCGTCAGGGTGATCCACGAGAAGCTGCTGGACATGGTGGGAAACGTCCa aGTCCCATTGATTTTAGTTGGAAACAAAAAAGACCTGCACATGGAGAG AGTGATCAGCTTCGAGGAGGGGAAGGCCCTGGCGGAGTCGTGGAACGCTGCTTTCCTCGAGTCTTCAGCCAAAGAAAACCAG ACAGCAGTCGAAGTGTTCAGGAGGATGATCCTGGAGGTTGAGAAGATGGAGGCGGGTCAACCACAGGGTCGGACACCCTGCTCAATGATGTAG
- the eci2 gene encoding enoyl-CoA delta isomerase 2, mitochondrial, with protein sequence MAAVALKCFAPWRFDKLRSLLRFSSIPSQTLHTTASSMMGATVEQFEQAKNKLSTLKKDPGNEVKLKIYALFKQATQGPCNTPKPGMLDFVNKAKWDAWKSLGSISEEEARQQYCDLIGSLVEAEGGSSAQVAAQPAGSETTFKTLLVTTEDNITTIKLNRPDKKNAITTDMYNEIVAALEQAAKDDSVITVFTGAGDFYCSGNDLNNFTKIPEGGVQDMARRAGDLLRTYVKAYIDFPKPLVAVVNGPAVGISVTVLGLFDLVYATDGATFHTPFSQLGQSAEGCSSYTFPKIMGTAKASEMLLFNKKLTAVQACELGLVTEVFPDSSFQSEVWTRLRAYAKLPPNSLALSKQLIRSMEKERLYAVNDAEVERLIERWTSDECFNAIMSFFQGKAKL encoded by the exons ATGGCCGCCGTCGCCCTGAAGTGCTTCGCTCCCTGGCGTTTTGATAAATTAAGAAG CCTGCTCAGATTCTCCAGCATTCCCAGTCAGACGTTGCACACCACAGCCTCTTCTATGATGG gtgCAACAGTGGAGCAGTTTGAGCAGGCGAAGAACAAACTGTCAACACTGAAGAAAGACCCAGGCAATGAAGTCAAACTAAAAATCTACGCTCTGTTCAAACAG gcTACGCAGGGTCCCTGCAACACACCCAAACCAGGTATGCTGGACTTTGTCAACAAGGCCAAATGGGACGCATGGAAATCACTGGGCTCCATATCAGAG gaagAAGCCAGGCAGCAGTACTGCGACCTGATTGGCTCTCTGGTGGAGGCTGAAGGTGGAAGCTCTGCACAGGTGGCCGCTCAGCCAGCTGGGAGTGAAACAACATTCAAGACGTTATTAGTCACGACAGAGGATAACATCACCACCATCAAGCTGAACCGACCGGACAAAAAAAACGCCATCACAACCGAT atGTACAATGAGATTGTTGCAGCTCTGGAGCAGGCAGCAAAAGACGACTCAGTCATCACTGTCTTTACtg GTGCTGGTGACTTCTACTGCAGCGGAAATGACTTGAATAACTTCACTAAGATCCCAGAGGGAGGAGTGCAGGACATGGCCAGACGTGCTGGAGATCTGCTCAG GACGTACGTTAAGGCCTACATTGATTTCCCGAAGCCACTCGTTGCTGTGGTAAACGGACCGGCTGTCGGGATCTCTGTCACGGTGTTGGGACTGTTTGACCTGGTCTACGCTACAGAtggg gcCACGTTCCACACGCCGTTCAGTCAGTTGGGTCAGAGCGCTGAAGGCTGCTCCTCCTACACTTTCCCCAAAATAATGGGCACTGccaag GCCAGTGAGATGCTGCTGTTCAACAAGAAGCTGACGGCAGTTCAGGCCTGTGAACTCGGCCTGGTCACTGAGGTCTTCCCTGACAGTAGCTTCCAGTCTGAGGTCTGGACCAGACTGAGGGCCTACGCCAAGCTGCCACccaat tctctGGCTCTGTCTAAGCAGCTGATCCGGTCGATGGAGAAGGAGCGTTTGTACGCCGTGAATGATGCGGAGGTGGAGCGTCTGATTGAACGCTGGACATCAGACGAGTGTTTCAACGCCATCATGAGCTTCTTCCAGGGCAAGGCCAAGCTGTAA